The following coding sequences lie in one Methanopyrus sp. SNP6 genomic window:
- the rpl12p gene encoding 50S ribosomal protein P1, with the protein MEYIYAALLLHAAGQEINEDNLRKVLEAAGVDVDDARLKATVAALEEVDIDEAIEEAAVPSAAPAAAAPAAEEEEEEEEAEEEEEEEEEEEAEEEAAAGLGALFG; encoded by the coding sequence ATGGAGTACATTTACGCGGCGTTGCTGCTTCATGCTGCAGGTCAGGAGATTAACGAGGACAACCTACGGAAGGTCCTAGAGGCAGCAGGTGTGGACGTCGACGACGCCAGGCTGAAGGCGACCGTGGCCGCCCTAGAAGAAGTCGACATCGACGAGGCTATCGAAGAAGCCGCAGTCCCATCCGCCGCACCGGCAGCCGCAGCGCCAGCAGCCGAAGAGGAGGAGGAAGAAGAGGAAGCGGAAGAAGAGGAGGAAGAAGAGGAAGAGGAGGAGGCGGAAGAGGAGGCGGCAGCTGGCCTCGGTGCATTGTTCGGGTAA
- the rtcA gene encoding RNA 3'-terminal phosphate cyclase, with protein sequence MSLIEIDGSYGEGGGQILRTAVGMSALTGEQVRIYNIRANRPRPGLSHQHLHAVKAVAEVCNAECEGLEIGSTEIVFEPGKAKGGEYEVDIGTAGSVTLLLQAVKLAAIAADGPVEMEVRGGTDVKWSPPVDYEINVNAHYLDRIGYRYELEVLRRGHYPRGGGIVRARIEPPKRMKPLEAVKFGELESVRGISHCVRLPPHVAERQAKAASEIVERELGIRPEIEIETYPKGRDPHLGPGSGIVLWAEDDRGNRIGADALGEKGKPAEIVGREAAEQLVQRLRTGMALDEHMGDQILPFLAIADGESVFGVTGVDPHLPTNAWVVEKFLPVSIEIRGKEGEPATVEVRPEG encoded by the coding sequence ATGAGCTTGATAGAGATCGACGGCTCCTATGGAGAAGGTGGAGGTCAAATACTCCGGACGGCGGTCGGGATGTCGGCACTGACCGGCGAACAGGTTCGAATATACAATATCCGGGCCAACAGGCCACGCCCAGGCCTTTCACACCAGCACCTACATGCAGTGAAGGCCGTGGCCGAGGTTTGCAACGCGGAGTGTGAGGGGCTTGAGATAGGTTCGACCGAGATCGTGTTCGAGCCTGGGAAGGCGAAGGGAGGGGAGTACGAGGTAGATATCGGTACCGCGGGCAGCGTGACCTTACTGCTTCAGGCCGTCAAGCTCGCGGCGATAGCCGCAGACGGGCCAGTGGAGATGGAAGTACGAGGCGGGACGGACGTCAAGTGGTCACCGCCTGTGGACTACGAGATCAACGTCAACGCACACTACCTAGACCGAATCGGTTACCGGTATGAGTTGGAGGTCCTGCGACGCGGCCATTACCCTCGAGGTGGGGGGATAGTCAGGGCCAGGATTGAACCCCCAAAGCGGATGAAACCGCTGGAAGCCGTGAAGTTCGGCGAGCTGGAGAGTGTTCGAGGGATCTCCCACTGCGTGCGGTTGCCTCCCCATGTGGCGGAACGTCAGGCCAAGGCGGCTTCGGAAATTGTCGAGAGAGAACTCGGGATCAGACCTGAAATCGAGATCGAGACGTACCCTAAAGGCCGCGATCCGCACTTAGGTCCCGGCAGTGGTATCGTCTTGTGGGCGGAAGACGATCGTGGGAACAGGATCGGTGCTGATGCGCTGGGTGAGAAGGGAAAGCCCGCAGAGATTGTGGGAAGAGAGGCCGCGGAGCAGCTCGTGCAGCGTCTTCGCACTGGAATGGCCCTCGACGAGCACATGGGAGATCAGATTCTGCCATTCCTAGCGATTGCTGACGGTGAATCGGTCTTCGGTGTGACCGGCGTCGATCCACACCTCCCGACGAACGCATGGGTGGTGGAGAAATTCCTCCCCGTGAGCATCGAAATCCGCGGGAAAGAGGGGGAGCCCGCGACAGTCGAGGTTCGGCCTGAGGGTTGA
- a CDS encoding DsrE/DsrF/TusD sulfur relay family protein: MDVITVVISEAPYGQERAYTALRFALTALVEGEEVKIFLIEDGVFLGKKGQDPDEVPNYLEILKQCIEQGAEVKACGPCSKARGLSEEDFIEGVELATMHDLVNWVKESDNVIFF, translated from the coding sequence ATGGACGTGATCACAGTGGTAATCTCTGAAGCTCCATACGGCCAAGAACGTGCATACACTGCGCTGAGATTCGCTCTCACTGCCCTTGTCGAGGGAGAAGAGGTCAAGATATTCCTAATAGAGGACGGGGTGTTCCTAGGGAAGAAAGGACAAGATCCTGACGAGGTTCCCAACTACTTGGAGATCCTGAAACAGTGCATTGAGCAGGGAGCCGAAGTGAAGGCCTGCGGGCCATGCTCCAAAGCCCGAGGGCTGAGCGAAGAAGACTTCATCGAGGGAGTCGAGCTGGCCACTATGCATGATTTGGTGAACTGGGTGAAGGAGTCCGATAACGTCATTTTCTTCTGA
- a CDS encoding replication factor C small subunit, whose amino-acid sequence MAEHELRVLEIPWVEKYRPRRLDDIVDQEHVVERLKAYVNRGDMPNLLFAGPPGTGKTTAALCLSRELFGEHWRDNFLELNASVSADTPILVRRDSEVRRVTFEDLDSWYFGDRGGEYVDVSDLEVLTVDSNLRVTWARVSKLIRHRTRKILRVHLENGTIELTGNHSVMVLDEDGLRATRASEIKRGSFLLSFVAEFDEQPTDGGTVVTSVGSGSRISNTIYDLPVEVRVELLRELADDGVIDASKDVSVDLAWLARISGVESRVTNDGVELIWETRTGDLLPADPVLKLVERLEPDLVDDLESWVFDGRISKETVRNVLSSVNPKNLRGDAKRAYRMLRTLIRSDVHAVKVEDLDVMDYDGYVYDVSVPGNEMFFAGEVPVLLHNSDERGIDVIRTKVKNFARTRPMGGAQFKIIFLDEADNLTRDSQQALRRIMEMYSDACRFILAANYSSAIIDPIQSRCVVFKFTKLPESAIKERLKEIAESEGVEITEDALDAIVYVSEGDMRRAINVLQAAAALGREIDEDTVFQIAATARPEEVREMIHHAWNGDFDRARELLHELLTKYGMSGEDVVRQVHREIFDMDEIPDEAIPELVNAVGDFEYRLVRGSDERIQLEALLARIHALGNEYSGG is encoded by the coding sequence ATGGCCGAGCACGAGCTACGCGTTCTTGAGATACCATGGGTGGAAAAGTACCGACCTAGGCGTTTGGACGACATCGTCGACCAGGAGCACGTGGTCGAGCGTCTGAAGGCCTACGTGAACCGCGGCGACATGCCCAACCTACTCTTCGCCGGTCCACCCGGAACCGGCAAAACGACGGCGGCTCTGTGCTTATCGCGTGAACTGTTCGGTGAACACTGGAGGGACAATTTCCTCGAATTGAACGCTTCTGTGTCCGCTGATACTCCCATCCTCGTGCGAAGGGACAGCGAAGTTCGCCGAGTGACCTTCGAGGACCTCGATAGCTGGTACTTCGGGGATCGTGGTGGCGAGTACGTGGACGTGAGCGATCTGGAGGTCTTGACTGTCGATAGTAACTTAAGGGTGACTTGGGCCCGCGTTTCCAAGCTCATCAGACATCGTACACGTAAGATCCTGCGCGTCCATCTCGAGAACGGAACGATCGAGCTCACGGGTAACCACTCGGTGATGGTACTTGATGAGGACGGCCTCCGGGCGACTAGGGCATCCGAGATTAAGAGGGGTTCGTTTCTACTCAGCTTCGTCGCGGAATTCGACGAACAACCCACCGACGGCGGCACAGTAGTCACGTCGGTCGGGTCCGGATCCCGGATCTCGAACACCATCTACGACCTGCCCGTGGAAGTCCGGGTCGAGCTCCTACGTGAGTTAGCCGATGACGGTGTAATCGATGCTTCGAAGGACGTGTCGGTGGATCTGGCGTGGCTGGCTAGGATCTCGGGTGTCGAGAGCCGTGTGACGAACGACGGTGTCGAGCTGATTTGGGAGACCCGTACGGGTGACCTGTTGCCGGCCGATCCGGTTCTGAAACTCGTCGAAAGGCTCGAACCTGACCTCGTGGACGATCTCGAGTCGTGGGTGTTCGACGGTCGGATCTCGAAGGAGACAGTTCGAAATGTCCTCTCCTCGGTCAATCCGAAAAATCTCCGTGGGGACGCTAAGAGAGCGTACCGGATGCTCAGGACGCTCATACGATCGGACGTACACGCAGTCAAGGTCGAGGATCTGGACGTCATGGACTACGATGGCTACGTCTACGACGTGAGCGTACCCGGCAACGAGATGTTCTTCGCGGGTGAGGTCCCGGTCCTGCTGCACAACTCCGACGAGAGAGGCATTGATGTAATCCGGACCAAGGTAAAGAACTTCGCCAGGACCCGGCCGATGGGAGGGGCCCAGTTCAAGATAATCTTCCTCGACGAGGCGGATAACCTGACTAGGGACTCGCAACAGGCCCTCCGTAGAATCATGGAGATGTACTCTGACGCGTGTCGGTTCATACTCGCGGCGAACTACTCGTCCGCAATCATCGACCCCATCCAGAGCCGGTGTGTAGTGTTCAAGTTCACCAAGCTACCCGAGAGCGCCATCAAGGAGCGGTTAAAGGAGATCGCCGAGAGTGAAGGAGTCGAGATAACGGAGGATGCCCTGGACGCGATCGTTTACGTCTCCGAGGGCGACATGCGGCGTGCTATTAACGTGCTCCAAGCTGCCGCGGCGCTCGGACGGGAGATCGACGAGGACACGGTGTTCCAGATCGCGGCTACGGCTCGCCCCGAGGAGGTGCGAGAGATGATCCACCACGCCTGGAACGGGGACTTCGATCGGGCCAGAGAACTACTACACGAGCTCCTTACCAAGTACGGAATGTCGGGAGAAGACGTCGTCCGCCAGGTACACCGAGAAATCTTCGACATGGACGAGATACCGGACGAGGCTATTCCGGAGCTCGTGAACGCCGTCGGTGACTTCGAATACCGCCTGGTCCGTGGCTCGGACGAGCGGATCCAGTTGGAGGCTTTGTTAGCCAGAATTCACGCGCTCGGTAATGAGTACTCCGGTGGGTAA
- a CDS encoding ThiF family adenylyltransferase, protein MESDEFIEELELRKRPRGTVLLCGIGRLGFRVFLRLLETHRGGPKRIVCVDGQRVEPDDIIHLRHGARVGENKAEFAARLGRVHPLREVHAEPEFVTEENASELVNSWEPDVVVITIAGGRTTPVTATLVREARRFGAITVSTGGVFGYGSEDVRVVRLEDAEGPVAKELMECGAPSDHVLVTTGRYIRDPDPISPMVLERVADKLAELALKNLSNPSLGDDGS, encoded by the coding sequence GTGGAGTCTGATGAATTCATCGAGGAGCTCGAGCTCCGCAAGCGTCCCCGCGGCACCGTCCTTTTGTGCGGCATAGGTAGGCTCGGTTTCCGAGTATTCTTGAGACTGCTTGAAACTCACCGAGGAGGCCCCAAAAGGATCGTATGCGTTGACGGCCAGAGGGTCGAGCCGGACGATATCATACACCTAAGACATGGGGCTAGAGTTGGGGAGAATAAAGCGGAGTTCGCCGCGCGACTTGGGCGTGTTCATCCCCTTAGGGAGGTTCATGCAGAACCCGAGTTCGTGACTGAAGAAAACGCATCCGAATTAGTTAACTCGTGGGAGCCGGACGTAGTCGTGATCACCATCGCTGGAGGTCGTACGACCCCGGTTACCGCCACTCTGGTCCGAGAAGCACGGCGGTTCGGAGCAATCACCGTGAGCACCGGAGGGGTCTTCGGATACGGCAGTGAAGATGTGCGAGTCGTACGGCTCGAGGATGCCGAAGGACCCGTGGCGAAGGAGCTCATGGAGTGCGGGGCACCATCAGATCACGTGTTGGTTACGACCGGACGGTACATCCGGGACCCGGACCCTATTTCACCGATGGTGTTAGAACGCGTTGCGGATAAGCTGGCCGAGCTAGCCTTGAAAAATCTGTCGAATCCATCTCTGGGTGACGACGGTTCCTAA
- a CDS encoding RuvB-like helicase — MVEIKEIGEVSTEETSPGAHSHITGLGLDENLKAKPVGDGLVGQEEAREAAGIVVEMVKKGRRAGHGLLLIGPPGTGKTAIAYGIARELGEDVPFVSISGSEIYGTNLSKTEFLQQGIRRAIGVEFTETREVIEGKVESLEIERAKHPLSPYMEVPSGAIIELKTQDDHRRFKVPEEIAIQLVQAGVREGDVIQIDVESGHVTKLGRAKDALEEEEEELLGVHAVELPEGPVQKKKEIKRVVTLHDLDMANVRAGRLLGFREEEITDEIRQKVDERVQKMVDEGEASLVPGVLFIDEAHMLDIEAFAFLNRSLEEEIAPILVMATNRAMAKVRGTDEEAPHGIPGDLLDRMLIARTRPFERHEIYEIIGIRARVQDIQLTDEAHEYLTDLGEEKSIRYATRLLEPARIVAEKEGSEVVEKKHVERVEEVFTDVSDSVEYMERMRRELPVMKYLTG, encoded by the coding sequence TTGGTGGAGATCAAGGAGATCGGCGAAGTTTCTACGGAGGAAACATCACCGGGAGCGCACTCACACATCACCGGTCTCGGCCTCGATGAGAACCTCAAGGCGAAGCCAGTCGGAGACGGTTTGGTGGGACAGGAAGAGGCCCGTGAAGCCGCCGGAATAGTTGTCGAGATGGTCAAGAAGGGTCGGCGTGCGGGTCACGGTCTCCTCCTCATAGGTCCGCCCGGCACGGGTAAGACGGCGATCGCGTACGGTATAGCCAGAGAACTCGGTGAAGACGTTCCGTTCGTATCTATCTCCGGTTCCGAGATCTATGGCACGAACCTCAGCAAAACGGAGTTTTTACAGCAGGGGATACGGCGTGCTATCGGTGTCGAGTTCACGGAGACTCGGGAGGTAATTGAAGGGAAGGTTGAAAGCCTCGAGATAGAGCGCGCTAAGCACCCACTTTCCCCGTATATGGAGGTACCTAGCGGGGCCATCATCGAGCTTAAAACTCAGGACGACCACCGAAGGTTCAAGGTACCTGAGGAGATAGCGATCCAGCTGGTGCAGGCCGGTGTTCGTGAGGGAGACGTAATCCAGATCGACGTGGAAAGCGGTCACGTGACGAAACTCGGACGGGCGAAGGATGCGCTCGAGGAGGAAGAGGAAGAACTACTAGGAGTTCACGCGGTAGAGCTCCCGGAAGGTCCAGTGCAGAAGAAGAAAGAGATCAAGCGCGTGGTGACCCTGCACGACCTCGACATGGCCAACGTGCGGGCCGGTCGACTCTTGGGCTTCCGTGAAGAAGAGATCACCGACGAGATTCGTCAGAAAGTGGACGAACGGGTCCAGAAGATGGTCGACGAAGGGGAGGCCAGCCTAGTTCCGGGAGTACTGTTCATAGATGAAGCGCACATGCTGGACATAGAGGCTTTCGCGTTCTTGAACAGGTCACTGGAGGAGGAAATCGCTCCGATCCTCGTAATGGCTACTAACAGGGCCATGGCGAAAGTACGAGGGACGGACGAGGAGGCTCCCCACGGGATTCCGGGCGATCTGCTGGACCGCATGCTGATCGCGAGAACCAGGCCCTTCGAACGTCATGAAATCTACGAGATCATCGGAATCAGGGCCCGAGTCCAAGACATCCAGCTGACGGACGAAGCTCATGAGTACTTGACGGATCTTGGCGAGGAGAAGTCCATACGGTACGCGACGCGACTCTTGGAGCCCGCTCGAATCGTGGCTGAGAAGGAAGGGTCCGAGGTCGTGGAGAAGAAGCACGTGGAGCGTGTTGAAGAAGTCTTCACCGACGTTTCGGACAGTGTCGAGTACATGGAACGCATGCGGAGGGAACTACCTGTCATGAAGTACCTAACCGGCTGA
- a CDS encoding FeGP cofactor biosynthesis protein HcgF family protein has protein sequence MIRVATAECFTHGFVGREIHASASGYTGELGSEILGTELEGKVSVVAVCFIPTVSGLRSLLGIDPPEPDEVSKSGAKAYREETDRKVAVMMARAVRERTGADVGIGTTAGIGRGAICLDDGEITLLGRTDVHANLLKPDKRIRKRQLQGIKRSLIVFRAYFRDELDELLEEEWVEEVTLGLP, from the coding sequence GTGATCAGGGTCGCAACCGCGGAGTGTTTCACCCATGGTTTCGTCGGTCGCGAGATCCATGCTTCCGCGAGCGGGTATACAGGCGAGTTAGGATCCGAGATACTAGGTACGGAACTCGAAGGGAAGGTCTCCGTGGTGGCGGTGTGTTTCATTCCGACTGTGTCCGGACTGAGATCTCTTCTGGGCATAGACCCGCCGGAACCCGATGAGGTCTCGAAGTCGGGTGCCAAAGCTTACCGGGAGGAGACCGACAGGAAGGTAGCGGTCATGATGGCTAGGGCAGTCCGTGAGCGTACCGGAGCGGACGTCGGAATCGGCACCACGGCGGGTATTGGCAGGGGCGCGATCTGCCTCGATGACGGTGAGATCACGCTCTTGGGCAGGACGGACGTGCACGCTAATTTGTTGAAACCTGATAAGAGAATTAGGAAACGACAACTGCAAGGAATAAAACGCTCCCTGATAGTGTTCCGGGCGTACTTTCGGGACGAGCTGGACGAGCTGTTAGAAGAAGAGTGGGTGGAAGAAGTTACTCTGGGTCTTCCATGA
- a CDS encoding F420-dependent methylenetetrahydromethanopterin dehydrogenase has translation MTVARAIFIKCGNLGTSMMMDMLLDERADREDVEFRVVGTSVKMDPECVEAAVETALDIADDFEPDFVVYGGPNPAAPGPSKAREMLADSGYPAVIIGDAPGLKVKDEMEEQGLGYILVKPDAMLGARREFLDPVEMAIYNADLMKVLAATGVFRVVQEAFDELIEKAKEGEISEDDLPRLIISRNTLLEREEFENPYAMVKAMAALEIAENVADVSVEGCFVEQDKERYVPIVASAHEMMRKAAELADEARELEKSSDAVLRTPHAPDGKILSKRKFMEDPE, from the coding sequence ATGACTGTGGCTAGAGCGATTTTCATCAAATGCGGGAACTTGGGTACCTCCATGATGATGGATATGCTGCTAGACGAGCGCGCCGACCGCGAGGATGTGGAGTTTCGGGTAGTCGGCACGTCCGTCAAGATGGATCCGGAATGCGTGGAAGCGGCTGTCGAGACGGCGCTCGACATAGCCGATGACTTCGAGCCGGATTTCGTAGTGTACGGAGGTCCGAATCCTGCCGCTCCGGGCCCCTCCAAGGCCAGGGAAATGCTGGCGGACTCTGGGTACCCAGCGGTCATCATCGGCGACGCTCCGGGCCTTAAGGTGAAGGACGAGATGGAGGAGCAAGGGCTCGGATACATCTTAGTTAAGCCCGATGCGATGCTCGGGGCTAGGCGGGAGTTCCTAGACCCAGTCGAAATGGCGATTTATAACGCCGATCTTATGAAGGTGCTCGCGGCGACCGGCGTGTTCAGGGTAGTCCAGGAAGCGTTTGACGAGCTGATCGAGAAGGCTAAGGAGGGTGAGATCTCCGAGGACGATCTACCCAGGTTGATTATTAGTAGGAACACCCTACTGGAACGCGAGGAGTTCGAGAACCCGTACGCCATGGTCAAGGCCATGGCGGCCCTGGAGATCGCCGAGAACGTCGCCGACGTCTCAGTCGAAGGATGCTTCGTAGAGCAGGATAAGGAGCGTTATGTGCCGATCGTGGCGTCCGCTCATGAGATGATGAGGAAGGCGGCGGAGCTCGCCGACGAGGCGCGCGAACTCGAGAAGTCGAGCGATGCCGTCCTCCGGACACCGCACGCTCCTGACGGGAAGATCCTGAGTAAGCGAAAGTTCATGGAAGACCCAGAGTAA
- a CDS encoding Hsp20/alpha crystallin family protein translates to MGVIEDMMKIWMKSAKAGLEVTEELIKLFREDGRLVGSILKEMEPEEITEILEGTSSQLIRMVRSLHTPAVDVFERSEEFVIIAEVPGARPEDVQVRAGERFVEITANIPKMREGEAKTRERVTGEVRRRIDLPGKINPNAVSAKCGRGLLVVKAPKAEASEIEVTEIEVKPMEEG, encoded by the coding sequence GTGGGTGTGATCGAGGATATGATGAAGATCTGGATGAAAAGCGCTAAGGCCGGTCTCGAGGTCACGGAGGAGCTGATAAAGCTATTCCGGGAGGACGGGCGGCTGGTAGGGTCTATCTTGAAGGAAATGGAGCCCGAGGAGATAACGGAAATACTAGAAGGGACTTCGAGCCAGCTTATCAGAATGGTAAGATCGCTACACACGCCCGCCGTGGACGTTTTCGAACGTTCGGAGGAGTTCGTTATCATCGCGGAGGTCCCCGGCGCCCGCCCGGAAGACGTTCAAGTCAGGGCGGGTGAGAGGTTCGTAGAGATCACGGCTAACATCCCGAAGATGCGAGAAGGTGAGGCTAAAACGCGAGAACGCGTGACCGGAGAAGTCCGACGGAGGATAGACCTACCAGGGAAAATCAACCCGAACGCCGTCAGTGCGAAGTGCGGTCGTGGTCTCCTGGTCGTGAAGGCACCGAAGGCGGAAGCTAGTGAGATAGAAGTAACTGAGATAGAAGTAAAACCGATGGAGGAGGGGTGA
- a CDS encoding NOG1 family protein produces the protein MSGNPFRNMPEVPDPEELIDVAFRRAERAAEGTRKSFYGTKTPPEVRARSIEIARVNTACQLVQDRLWEIVRKTPNLDELHPFYRELADALAGVDRLKSSLADVHTVAKIARLIREEYTRKIKRAKDPRTAAELRRQAFGRLASTIRRKAGDALRFLRKVQPKLVDLPAIDTEMFTVTLAGFPNVGKTTLMTVLTGSKPEIAPYPFTTKGIQVGYIEDPYPVQMLDTPGLLERPEEERNPVERQAIAALKHVTDVVLFLIDPTGTCGYPVEEQLELLGRVRKEFDVPTYVVLTKADLRDLWEEPNLEGEPVYKVSATERTGLKKLREILNDLARGYYSGCDRGYDEDLDEKR, from the coding sequence GTGTCCGGGAACCCGTTTCGGAATATGCCCGAGGTACCGGATCCGGAAGAGCTGATCGACGTCGCCTTCCGTCGTGCGGAGAGAGCCGCTGAAGGCACCAGGAAATCGTTCTACGGTACCAAAACACCGCCTGAAGTCAGGGCAAGGTCCATCGAGATAGCACGTGTCAACACGGCGTGCCAGTTAGTGCAGGACCGCCTTTGGGAGATCGTGAGGAAGACACCCAACCTCGACGAGCTCCACCCGTTCTACCGGGAGTTGGCGGATGCGCTGGCGGGCGTTGACAGGCTGAAAAGCAGTCTGGCAGACGTGCACACTGTCGCCAAGATAGCCAGGTTGATCCGGGAGGAATACACTCGTAAGATCAAGCGGGCGAAGGACCCCCGGACCGCCGCGGAGTTGAGACGTCAGGCGTTCGGGAGGCTGGCTTCGACGATTCGCAGGAAAGCTGGAGACGCGCTCAGGTTCCTCCGGAAGGTGCAGCCGAAGCTCGTAGACCTACCCGCGATCGACACCGAGATGTTCACCGTGACCTTGGCGGGGTTCCCCAACGTCGGTAAGACCACCCTCATGACGGTTCTTACGGGCTCAAAGCCGGAGATAGCCCCATATCCTTTCACTACCAAGGGCATCCAAGTAGGATACATAGAGGACCCGTATCCAGTGCAGATGCTCGACACCCCGGGTTTGCTGGAACGACCGGAGGAGGAGCGCAATCCGGTCGAGAGGCAGGCGATCGCGGCCCTGAAGCACGTGACGGACGTCGTGCTTTTCCTGATAGACCCCACCGGGACATGCGGATATCCCGTAGAGGAGCAGTTGGAGTTGCTGGGTCGTGTCCGGAAGGAGTTCGACGTACCGACCTACGTGGTGCTGACGAAAGCCGACCTACGGGACCTGTGGGAGGAACCCAACCTCGAGGGGGAACCCGTTTATAAGGTCTCGGCGACGGAAAGAACCGGATTGAAAAAGCTTCGTGAGATACTGAACGATTTGGCTAGGGGGTACTACAGTGGGTGTGATCGAGGATATGATGAAGATCTGGATGAAAAGCGCTAA
- a CDS encoding replication factor C large subunit, whose product MVPWVEKYRPKSIKELVNQDEAKKELAAWANEWARGSIPEPRAVLLHGPPGTGKTSAAYALAHDFGWDVIELNASDKRTRNVIEKVVGGASTSHSLLRIIRETGGDYERVKGQSDRVLVLVDEVDGIDPREDRGGITALTRAVRQTRNPMVLVANDPWTLPKSLRDSVRMVEFRRLRVNDIVGVLRRICEREGIEYEETALRRIAKRAKGDLRAAINDLEALARPTGRVTSDDVEALGWRDKEITIFEALGRIFNKPPRQARRAFWNLDEDPDDVILWIAQNIPRAYRDPEEIARAYDYLSKADVFSNRAIETGDWRFKYVYATDLMTSGVAAARESKPPGFVRFQPPKILRKLGATRKERDVRNSIAKKIAERMHISTRRAKMDVIPVLEITFQEVADNPTDRGLEILGGIAGYLDLSKREIGFLCGDPQVAQRVYQRALRVREKLRKIRRERAKGAVESMLERKREESGIEEEVEEIEEAVEEAEKEEKKEKKKEGEGEQRTLDAFF is encoded by the coding sequence TTGGTACCTTGGGTTGAGAAGTACCGGCCTAAGTCGATCAAAGAGCTGGTGAACCAGGATGAGGCCAAGAAGGAGCTAGCCGCATGGGCGAACGAGTGGGCGCGCGGTAGCATTCCGGAACCGCGTGCCGTACTACTTCACGGGCCACCAGGGACTGGAAAGACGAGTGCCGCGTACGCTCTGGCTCACGACTTCGGCTGGGACGTGATCGAACTCAACGCGTCGGACAAGCGCACTCGAAACGTTATCGAAAAGGTAGTGGGGGGCGCTTCCACGTCACACTCCCTCCTCCGAATTATCAGGGAAACCGGAGGGGACTACGAGCGTGTAAAGGGACAGTCGGACAGGGTCCTAGTCCTCGTGGACGAGGTAGACGGAATCGATCCCAGGGAGGATAGAGGTGGGATTACCGCGCTAACTCGGGCCGTACGTCAGACTCGCAACCCCATGGTCCTAGTAGCCAACGATCCGTGGACGTTGCCCAAATCCCTACGTGACAGCGTCCGGATGGTCGAGTTCCGTCGGCTCCGAGTTAATGACATCGTCGGAGTACTACGTCGTATCTGTGAGCGGGAAGGTATCGAGTATGAGGAGACGGCCCTGCGTAGAATCGCCAAACGTGCGAAAGGGGACCTCAGGGCCGCGATCAATGATCTGGAGGCGCTCGCGAGGCCTACTGGTAGGGTGACGTCCGATGACGTGGAAGCGCTCGGATGGCGTGATAAGGAAATCACTATCTTCGAGGCCTTGGGTAGGATCTTCAACAAACCGCCTAGACAGGCCAGACGCGCGTTCTGGAACTTAGACGAGGATCCGGATGACGTGATCCTGTGGATAGCTCAGAACATACCTCGAGCGTACCGAGACCCGGAAGAGATCGCTCGCGCGTACGATTACCTGTCCAAAGCTGACGTATTCTCGAATCGTGCGATAGAAACCGGAGACTGGAGGTTCAAGTACGTCTACGCCACCGACCTCATGACGTCAGGTGTGGCCGCGGCCCGGGAGAGTAAACCTCCGGGATTCGTCCGGTTCCAACCTCCCAAGATCCTACGGAAACTGGGGGCCACCCGCAAAGAGCGTGATGTCCGGAATTCCATAGCGAAAAAAATCGCGGAACGGATGCATATATCCACACGCCGTGCTAAGATGGACGTGATCCCAGTGCTTGAGATCACGTTCCAAGAGGTCGCGGATAACCCCACCGATCGCGGTTTGGAAATCCTAGGAGGAATCGCCGGCTATTTAGATCTCTCCAAACGGGAAATCGGGTTCCTCTGCGGCGATCCACAGGTGGCTCAGCGAGTATATCAGCGGGCGTTGCGCGTTCGCGAGAAGCTGCGGAAGATCCGCAGAGAACGGGCGAAAGGTGCGGTAGAGTCAATGCTCGAGAGAAAACGTGAGGAATCTGGGATAGAGGAAGAAGTGGAGGAGATCGAAGAAGCCGTGGAAGAAGCGGAAAAAGAGGAGAAGAAGGAAAAGAAGAAGGAAGGAGAAGGTGAACAGAGGACGTTAGACGCGTTCTTCTGA